Proteins from a single region of Sinorhizobium alkalisoli:
- the cckA gene encoding cell cycle histidine kinase CckA, translating to MTKMRQSGDYQMPVVDRGVRPGTVFRIILLAIVLTASAAAFVVFKNQLENEIVLGILGVLAMVGIFFLVSSVIGFIEVMPQSRPDELARAFLDGHEDGTIVTDRKGRIIYANAAYGALTGARTAAGIQSLETILSRNREATEAIYRLTNGLHEGKQGHEEFRLLKPLANGAGGSGARWFRLKARVLPLEDADSNPLYLWQIADITAERDDQERFFKELQNAIDYLDHAPAGFFSAGRKGEIFYINATLADWLGIDLTKFQPGSFSIADLVAGEGLTLVQSVQAEPGLKKTKVLDLDLRKMNGQSLPARLIHRVSSARDGAPGESRTIVMSREGDDGDQSASNAAMRFTRFFNNTPMAIASVDGNGRILRTNAPFLKLFAGLVSQDDVERGLLIESVVHESERTRLAEALAAAKNRQSDIAPIDALHPTDDGRHFRFYVNAVIDQSDQAPDEAAIIHALEITEQKALEKQMAQTQKMNAVGTLAGGIAHDFNNVLTAILLSSDHLLLSARPADATFADLMEIKRNANRAAVLVRQLLAFSRKQTMRPTVLNLTDVIGDLRMLVDRMTGTNVKVEVDYGRDLWPVKTDLGQFEQVLLNLAVNARDAMPGGGTITLRTRNLPAGEVAALGRRELPEEDYVMVEVSDEGTGIPPEIMDKIFEPFFTTKEVGKGTGLGLSMVYGIVKQSGGYIYPESEVGRGTTFRILLPRHVEVVEARDEPSPVDASAGSAARPILGEAATAPPAAAEPTDLTGDSAVVLLVEDEEAVRRGGKRMLETRGYTVYEAGSGVEALDIMDELDGAVDIVVSDVVMPEMDGPTLLRELRKKYPDLKFIFVSGYAEDAFARNLPADAKFGFLPKPFSLKQLAIAVREMLDS from the coding sequence ATGACGAAAATGCGGCAGTCAGGTGACTACCAGATGCCGGTCGTTGACCGGGGCGTACGGCCGGGAACGGTGTTCCGGATCATCCTCCTGGCGATCGTTCTGACCGCATCGGCGGCCGCCTTCGTCGTCTTCAAGAACCAGCTCGAAAACGAGATCGTGCTCGGCATTCTCGGCGTCCTGGCGATGGTCGGGATATTCTTTCTCGTTTCTTCGGTAATCGGCTTCATCGAAGTGATGCCGCAGTCGCGGCCTGACGAATTGGCGCGCGCCTTTCTGGACGGCCACGAAGACGGGACAATCGTCACCGATCGCAAGGGGCGGATCATTTACGCGAATGCCGCCTATGGTGCGCTGACCGGTGCCAGGACTGCGGCGGGCATCCAGTCGCTCGAGACCATTCTTTCGCGAAACCGCGAAGCGACCGAGGCAATCTATCGTCTGACCAATGGTCTGCACGAAGGCAAGCAGGGGCACGAGGAATTCCGTCTGTTGAAGCCTTTGGCGAACGGTGCGGGTGGCTCCGGGGCGCGGTGGTTCCGTCTGAAGGCGCGCGTCCTACCGCTGGAAGACGCCGACAGCAACCCGCTCTATCTGTGGCAGATCGCCGACATCACCGCCGAACGTGACGACCAGGAACGCTTCTTCAAGGAACTGCAGAACGCGATCGATTATCTCGACCATGCGCCTGCGGGCTTTTTCTCCGCCGGTCGCAAGGGCGAAATTTTCTATATCAATGCCACCCTCGCCGACTGGCTGGGGATCGATCTCACCAAGTTCCAGCCGGGGTCGTTCAGCATTGCCGATCTCGTCGCGGGCGAGGGGCTGACGCTCGTTCAGTCCGTCCAGGCGGAGCCGGGACTGAAGAAGACGAAGGTTCTGGACCTCGACCTGCGCAAGATGAACGGCCAGAGTCTGCCGGCGAGATTGATCCATCGCGTCTCCTCGGCACGGGACGGCGCGCCGGGCGAGAGCCGGACGATCGTCATGTCGCGCGAAGGCGATGACGGCGACCAGTCGGCCTCGAACGCGGCGATGCGTTTCACGCGCTTCTTCAACAACACGCCCATGGCCATCGCATCGGTGGATGGAAACGGCCGCATCCTCAGGACCAACGCACCATTCCTGAAGCTCTTCGCCGGTCTCGTGTCGCAGGATGACGTCGAACGCGGATTGCTGATCGAGTCGGTCGTGCACGAGTCGGAGCGGACCCGCCTCGCCGAAGCCCTGGCGGCCGCGAAGAACCGGCAAAGCGACATCGCCCCGATCGACGCCTTGCATCCGACGGACGACGGACGTCATTTCCGCTTCTATGTGAATGCCGTGATCGACCAGAGCGACCAGGCGCCGGACGAGGCGGCCATTATCCATGCGCTGGAGATTACCGAGCAAAAGGCGCTCGAAAAACAGATGGCGCAGACGCAGAAGATGAATGCGGTCGGAACGCTTGCCGGCGGTATCGCACATGACTTCAACAATGTGTTGACGGCGATCCTGCTTTCCTCCGACCATCTGCTGCTCTCGGCGCGTCCCGCCGATGCGACCTTCGCCGATCTCATGGAAATCAAGCGCAACGCGAACCGCGCAGCGGTGCTGGTGCGTCAGTTGCTCGCCTTCTCGCGCAAGCAGACCATGCGACCGACGGTTCTCAATCTCACGGACGTCATCGGCGATCTCCGGATGCTCGTCGACCGGATGACCGGCACCAATGTCAAGGTGGAGGTGGATTACGGTCGCGACCTGTGGCCGGTGAAGACGGATCTCGGCCAGTTCGAGCAGGTGCTTCTCAACCTCGCTGTCAACGCGCGCGACGCCATGCCGGGAGGCGGAACCATAACGCTCAGGACCCGAAACTTGCCGGCTGGCGAGGTCGCGGCGCTCGGACGGCGGGAACTGCCGGAGGAAGACTACGTGATGGTCGAAGTCTCCGACGAGGGAACGGGGATACCGCCGGAGATCATGGACAAGATTTTCGAGCCGTTCTTCACGACCAAGGAGGTCGGCAAGGGCACCGGCCTCGGCCTTTCGATGGTTTACGGCATCGTCAAGCAGTCGGGCGGCTACATCTATCCGGAATCGGAAGTCGGCCGGGGCACGACATTCCGGATCCTGCTGCCGCGCCATGTCGAAGTGGTCGAGGCCCGCGACGAGCCGAGCCCGGTTGACGCCTCTGCCGGATCCGCCGCTAGACCCATCCTAGGCGAAGCTGCCACAGCGCCCCCGGCCGCCGCAGAGCCGACGGATCTTACCGGGGACTCGGCCGTCGTATTGCTGGTCGAGGACGAGGAAGCCGTTCGCCGCGGCGGAAAGCGGATGCTCGAAACGCGGGGCTACACGGTTTACGAGGCGGGTTCGGGCGTCGAGGCGCTCGATATCATGGACGAGCTCGATGGTGCCGTCGACATTGTCGTATCGGACGTGGTGATGCCGGAAATGGACGGGCCGACGCTTCTGCGCGAGTTGCGCAAGAAATATCCGGACCTGAAATTCATCTTCGTCTCCGGCTACGCGGAAGACGCCTTCGCGCGCAACCTTCCCGCCGACGCTAAGTTCGGTTTCCTGCCGAAACCGTTCTCGCTCAAGCAATTGGCGATCGCTGTACGGGAAATGCTGGACTCGTGA